From Xenopus tropicalis strain Nigerian chromosome 3, UCB_Xtro_10.0, whole genome shotgun sequence, the proteins below share one genomic window:
- the LOC100488087 gene encoding microtubule-associated tumor suppressor 1 homolog A, translating to MKRSYRKQELADLRATDYTETPKYTSTLQSKAGFVEEQLRRGYQQEAAALDAAMENMTRMYLSRLQALEKELTSTKCELEEAEKQQWEAQKTQSELFHENWRLLKTLQQLRRTMEKQEETKNRRIKNTLK from the exons ATGAAGAGATCCTACAGAAAACAAGAGCTGGCAGATCTCCGAGCCACAG ATTATACAGAGACCCCAAAATACACAAGTACCCTGCAAAGTAAGGCGGGGTTTGTGGAAGAGCAATTAAGGCGGGGCTACCAGCAGGAAGCTGCTGCTCTTGATGCAGCAATGGAGAACATGACGCGCATGTATCTGTCAAG ACTTCAAGCACTGGAGAAAGAGCTAACCAGTACAAAGTGTGAGCTGGAAGAAGCAGAGAAGCAGCAATGGGAAGCTCAGAAGACCCAGTCTGAGCTTTTCCATGAGAACTGGCGACTGTTGAAAACACTTCAGCAGCTACGAAGGACCATGGAAAAGCAGGAGGAGACAAAAAACAGGAGGATTAAGAACACCCTAAAATGA